Proteins from a genomic interval of Prevotella sp. E13-27:
- a CDS encoding lysophospholipid acyltransferase family protein → MAEKEWKGTTYGNGLMHRWLIGLLRVIDMRIIYAITFLFIVPPTMFKPGFGHAYRFFRQRFGYSKVRSFYMAYKNHCLFSQAVIDKFAMFAGHNFDIELEGYDNFLSLAAKPEGFVQLSSHIGNYEIAGYSLVAESKPFNALVYFGEKQEVMDNRNKMFSHANIKMIPIMSDMSHLFAINSALENGETVSIPADRIWGSQKFVSKNVLGKEAHLPMGPFQVAALRGVDVLAVNVMKESFTRYKIYVTPLNYDKEASRKAQIDQLADAYVAELERMVKRYPAQWYNYFDFWAQ, encoded by the coding sequence ATGGCAGAGAAGGAATGGAAGGGAACGACCTACGGCAACGGACTAATGCACCGTTGGCTCATAGGACTGCTTCGTGTCATTGACATGAGGATCATCTATGCCATCACCTTCCTGTTCATTGTTCCGCCTACGATGTTCAAGCCTGGCTTCGGACATGCCTACCGTTTCTTCCGTCAGCGTTTTGGCTATTCTAAGGTGCGCTCTTTTTACATGGCATACAAGAACCACTGCCTCTTCTCGCAGGCGGTGATAGACAAGTTCGCAATGTTTGCAGGACATAATTTCGACATTGAACTTGAAGGATATGACAACTTCCTTAGCCTAGCTGCAAAGCCTGAAGGTTTCGTGCAGCTGAGTTCTCACATAGGCAACTACGAGATAGCAGGCTACTCGTTGGTAGCAGAAAGTAAGCCTTTTAATGCTCTGGTGTATTTTGGTGAGAAACAGGAGGTTATGGATAACAGAAATAAGATGTTTTCGCACGCGAACATTAAGATGATTCCCATAATGAGCGACATGAGTCACCTGTTTGCCATCAACAGCGCATTGGAGAATGGAGAGACGGTGAGCATACCTGCCGACCGCATCTGGGGTTCACAGAAGTTCGTTTCGAAAAACGTGTTGGGCAAGGAAGCACATCTGCCTATGGGACCGTTTCAGGTGGCAGCGCTGAGAGGCGTTGACGTGCTGGCTGTGAACGTGATGAAAGAGTCGTTCACACGCTACAAGATATATGTAACCCCTCTTAACTACGACAAGGAGGCTTCGAGGAAAGCGCAGATAGACCAGCTGGCCGATGCCTATGTGGCAGAACTCGAGCGTATGGTGAAGCGCTATCCGGCTCAGTGGTACAACTATTTTGACTTCTGGGCACAATAG
- a CDS encoding acyl carrier protein, with the protein MTRTEIEEKVKAFLIDDLEIEEENIFPEALLKEDMGIDSLDYVDIVVIVEKNFGFKIKAQDMAKVKTLAQFYDYIETQIA; encoded by the coding sequence ATGACAAGAACAGAAATTGAAGAGAAAGTAAAGGCATTCCTTATTGATGATCTCGAGATTGAGGAAGAAAACATCTTCCCTGAGGCACTGCTTAAGGAGGACATGGGTATTGACAGCCTCGACTATGTAGATATCGTGGTAATCGTGGAGAAAAACTTCGGCTTCAAGATTAAGGCACAGGACATGGCAAAGGTTAAGACCCTGGCACAGTTCTACGACTATATCGAGACACAGATAGCATAA
- a CDS encoding pseudouridylate synthase, producing MDWKDTPITNLIPQRPPFVMVDRVLSCDEVDAVAEFTIREDNIFLDDMKLAPAGIIENMAQSCAARMGCINQMRKESVKIGFIGDIRDCNILRQPRCGEVMLTTVHIVEEVFHLTLADVSSKVGDETVATARIKIALTDIESKE from the coding sequence ATGGACTGGAAAGATACACCTATAACCAATCTTATACCCCAGCGCCCGCCATTCGTAATGGTGGACAGGGTGTTGAGTTGCGATGAGGTGGATGCCGTAGCGGAGTTTACCATACGTGAGGACAACATCTTCCTTGACGACATGAAGCTGGCGCCTGCTGGAATAATAGAGAACATGGCACAGTCGTGTGCTGCACGAATGGGCTGTATCAACCAGATGCGCAAGGAGTCAGTGAAGATTGGATTCATTGGTGACATACGCGACTGTAACATCTTGCGCCAGCCACGCTGCGGAGAGGTTATGCTCACTACGGTACACATCGTTGAGGAAGTGTTTCATCTTACTCTTGCCGATGTGTCGTCGAAAGTTGGTGACGAGACTGTTGCCACCGCCAGAATAAAGATTGCTCTGACAGACATAGAGTCGAAAGAATAA
- a CDS encoding acyl-CoA thioesterase, whose protein sequence is MRRKEAQQESTLKASLDFKIRFSEIDAMRVVWHGAYAKYFEDAREFFGKKFDLGYELIETNGFFAPIVELNFQYKQPLRYGMTPTIDIIYRPTEAAKIVFDYEIRDSANGELMVTGHSVQVFMDKDYQLVWESPEFYQNWKKRWNI, encoded by the coding sequence ATGCGCAGAAAGGAAGCTCAGCAGGAAAGCACACTTAAGGCGTCGCTGGATTTCAAAATAAGGTTCAGTGAGATTGATGCCATGAGAGTGGTGTGGCATGGGGCTTACGCAAAGTATTTCGAGGATGCGCGTGAATTCTTCGGCAAGAAGTTTGACTTGGGCTACGAGCTCATAGAGACAAACGGCTTCTTCGCACCTATAGTGGAACTGAACTTTCAGTACAAGCAGCCTCTGCGCTATGGCATGACACCAACGATAGACATCATTTACAGGCCTACAGAGGCCGCGAAGATAGTGTTCGACTATGAGATTCGCGACTCGGCCAACGGAGAGCTTATGGTGACAGGTCACAGCGTTCAGGTGTTCATGGACAAAGACTACCAGCTCGTTTGGGAGTCGCCAGAGTTCTATCAAAATTGGAAAAAACGCTGGAATATCTAA
- a CDS encoding beta-ketoacyl synthase N-terminal-like domain-containing protein, giving the protein MITPLGGTTEENYRAVNAGRSALCRYEKKWGIPEPFTASLFTDEQLKEYAVEGLTRFESLVYTSATRALESVDINISDERTLFVLSTTKANVELLKGNADEDLLCGPATAAKRIAERLGVKTEPIVVCNACISGVAAMVTAMRMIDAGYYDKAIICGADVQNKFTVSGFQSLKAVSEDECRPFDIERLGLNLGEAAATMIVKRADSTTPSEAWVIESGAVRNDAFHISSPSKNGEGARLTLEATVGQRNIDDVAFINAHGTATMFNDQMESVAIERAGLNSIPVNGLKGVFGHTLGAAGLLETIVSMAAVDDHTIVGTRGFEERGVSGKVLLSAENKPTDKHSFIKMISGFGGCNGAVFVSRGATEPSTTARNISTGLVKTHSVHLTPTHLTVDGVTEQLPCDEPRKLTALYKKYVGDYPKFYKMDGLCKLGFMATELLLNKEGARTQEPRDDRAVVLINNSSSIDADDKYLESIVNDDDYFPSPSVFVYTLPNIVTGEIAMRNQYRGETSFYITDRRDDEQTEKVMKATFGDGKTKSIVGGWIDYQDDSHFEADIFILENKN; this is encoded by the coding sequence GTGATTACCCCCTTGGGCGGTACTACTGAGGAGAACTACCGTGCCGTGAATGCAGGCAGGTCTGCCCTGTGCCGTTATGAGAAGAAGTGGGGCATACCAGAACCGTTCACGGCTTCGCTCTTTACTGACGAACAGCTGAAAGAGTATGCTGTGGAGGGGCTCACACGTTTTGAGTCGCTGGTCTATACCTCAGCAACGAGAGCTTTGGAGAGCGTGGATATCAATATTTCCGACGAGAGGACGCTGTTCGTGCTCAGCACCACTAAGGCGAACGTGGAACTGCTCAAGGGCAACGCTGATGAAGACCTGTTGTGCGGACCTGCTACTGCAGCAAAGCGAATAGCTGAACGATTAGGAGTAAAGACAGAGCCTATAGTGGTGTGCAACGCCTGTATCTCTGGTGTTGCAGCCATGGTGACAGCCATGCGAATGATAGATGCTGGCTACTACGACAAGGCAATAATCTGCGGAGCCGATGTGCAGAACAAGTTCACGGTCTCGGGCTTCCAGTCGTTGAAAGCCGTGTCTGAAGACGAGTGTCGTCCGTTTGACATAGAGCGTCTCGGACTGAACCTTGGAGAGGCAGCAGCAACGATGATTGTGAAGCGTGCCGACAGCACCACACCGTCAGAGGCATGGGTCATAGAGAGTGGGGCAGTGAGGAATGATGCGTTCCACATAAGCTCACCATCGAAGAATGGCGAGGGCGCACGACTCACACTTGAGGCAACAGTTGGCCAAAGGAACATTGACGACGTGGCGTTCATCAACGCCCATGGTACTGCCACCATGTTCAACGACCAGATGGAGTCGGTAGCCATAGAGCGTGCCGGACTGAACTCCATACCAGTGAATGGGCTGAAGGGAGTGTTCGGACACACACTCGGAGCAGCGGGCCTGTTGGAGACAATCGTCTCTATGGCTGCTGTCGATGACCATACTATCGTGGGCACAAGAGGATTTGAAGAGCGAGGCGTGTCAGGAAAGGTTCTCCTTTCTGCTGAGAACAAGCCTACTGACAAGCATAGCTTCATAAAAATGATTTCCGGCTTCGGAGGATGTAACGGAGCTGTGTTCGTAAGTCGTGGAGCAACAGAGCCCTCAACAACAGCAAGGAATATCTCGACTGGCTTGGTGAAGACACATTCCGTGCATCTTACACCAACACATCTGACTGTTGACGGAGTGACAGAACAGCTTCCCTGTGATGAACCAAGAAAGCTCACCGCTTTATATAAGAAATATGTGGGCGACTATCCTAAGTTCTACAAGATGGACGGGCTATGTAAGCTTGGCTTCATGGCAACGGAACTGTTGCTGAACAAGGAAGGCGCCAGAACGCAAGAGCCACGCGACGACAGAGCCGTGGTACTAATAAACAACTCATCGTCGATAGATGCTGACGACAAATATCTGGAGTCAATAGTCAATGATGATGACTATTTCCCCAGCCCTTCAGTCTTCGTATATACACTGCCCAATATAGTTACGGGCGAGATAGCCATGCGTAACCAGTATCGTGGCGAGACATCGTTCTATATCACTGACAGACGTGATGACGAGCAGACAGAGAAGGTTATGAAAGCAACATTTGGCGACGGAAAGACAAAGAGTATTGTTGGCGGCTGGATTGACTATCAGGACGACAGCCATTTCGAAGCCGACATCTTTATATTGGAAAACAAGAATTGA
- a CDS encoding phosphopantetheine-binding protein: MEELVLELKKEIIEALNLEDVTPEDIDADEPLFGSGLGLDSIDALELIVLIEKKYGIKLKDPSKGKEVFKSVNVMAKFISENRTK, translated from the coding sequence ATGGAAGAATTAGTATTAGAGTTAAAGAAAGAGATTATTGAGGCACTCAACCTTGAGGATGTTACCCCAGAAGATATCGATGCTGACGAGCCACTGTTCGGAAGCGGTCTTGGCCTCGATTCCATTGATGCCCTTGAGCTGATTGTGCTCATCGAGAAGAAATACGGCATCAAGCTGAAGGATCCCAGCAAGGGCAAGGAAGTGTTTAAGTCTGTCAATGTGATGGCTAAGTTCATTTCAGAGAACCGTACGAAATAA
- a CDS encoding beta-ketoacyl-[acyl-carrier-protein] synthase family protein, producing the protein MMIEPIYITGAGVVSAIGIGKDETMASLKAGVTGVRKMTYLSSKHDDIPVGEVQRSNAEMMEMLGVDNDVRLTRTALIGRLALREALEQAELNRADLPNVHFISATTVGGMDRREEFRNQEPECDALHAEIAVHSCASCTEMIAEQFGDFASLSTLSTACSSATNAIETGANMLRCGLADIVVVGGSECLSKFHLNGFNTLMILDREQCKPFDRDRAGLNLGEGAAYLVMESERSIRQRGVKALCRLSGYGNACDAFHQTASSADGEGAFLAMTEALEMAGLKPADIQYINAHGTGTPNNDESESQAIMRVFGNDVPPVSSTKSFTGHTTSASGSIEAVICMLAMEHQFLPKNINWRTPMENGIVPVTEDVNMELKHVLSNAFGFGGNDSSLILSKCDA; encoded by the coding sequence ATGATGATTGAGCCGATATATATCACTGGTGCAGGCGTCGTTTCAGCCATTGGCATCGGAAAAGATGAGACAATGGCTTCGCTCAAGGCTGGTGTCACAGGCGTGAGGAAGATGACTTACCTGTCGTCGAAACACGACGATATACCAGTAGGAGAGGTGCAGCGCAGTAATGCTGAGATGATGGAGATGCTTGGCGTTGACAATGACGTGCGCCTTACACGAACGGCCCTCATCGGACGACTTGCCCTGCGCGAGGCTCTTGAGCAGGCAGAACTTAACAGAGCCGACCTGCCAAACGTGCATTTTATCTCTGCTACTACTGTAGGAGGTATGGATCGTCGCGAGGAGTTCCGTAATCAGGAGCCGGAGTGCGATGCCCTGCATGCAGAGATAGCTGTTCACAGTTGTGCTTCTTGTACGGAGATGATTGCAGAGCAGTTTGGCGACTTCGCTTCGCTGTCAACACTATCTACAGCCTGCTCATCGGCTACTAATGCCATTGAGACTGGCGCAAACATGCTGCGTTGTGGACTGGCTGACATCGTGGTAGTGGGAGGTTCAGAGTGTCTGTCGAAGTTCCATCTTAATGGCTTCAATACGCTGATGATTCTTGATCGCGAACAGTGTAAGCCTTTCGACCGCGACCGTGCTGGACTGAACCTCGGCGAGGGTGCTGCCTATCTCGTGATGGAGTCGGAACGTTCTATACGCCAGCGTGGCGTGAAGGCTCTGTGCAGGCTTAGCGGCTATGGTAATGCGTGCGACGCATTCCACCAGACAGCCTCGTCGGCTGACGGCGAAGGAGCATTCCTTGCTATGACAGAAGCTCTTGAGATGGCTGGACTGAAGCCTGCTGACATACAGTATATCAATGCTCACGGCACAGGAACTCCGAACAACGACGAGAGTGAGAGCCAAGCTATCATGCGCGTCTTCGGCAACGATGTACCTCCAGTATCATCAACAAAGTCTTTTACTGGTCATACCACGAGCGCATCGGGCAGCATTGAGGCAGTTATCTGCATGCTCGCTATGGAACATCAGTTCCTGCCTAAGAACATCAACTGGCGTACTCCAATGGAGAACGGCATCGTTCCTGTGACTGAGGATGTAAACATGGAACTGAAGCATGTGCTCAGCAATGCTTTCGGCTTTGGAGGAAATGATTCCTCGCTGATATTATCTAAATGCGATGCTTAA
- a CDS encoding beta-ketoacyl synthase chain length factor encodes MKQKNIYIQAAQQISMQQPMSEQWMEEPMAYDEVFVKAVNPSFRDYMAANEARRMGNLMKRALVTTLKVLKDTGIEHPDAIITGTSLGSLDYTERFLTDMVENDEETLSPTHFMQSTHNTVGSALGIYTKSHGYNTTYSHGSMSFDLALLDAWMQMQLGKITTSLVGGHEEMVESYVELLKKTGYVSAERMVPCSEVAVAMMLNTEKHDESLCEFAGVRVCNVTSVETLKTQIDRLLADNGLTMDDVSAVMTGINGNPKNDDCYADVLEDVFAKKSQLQFKNVFGENFTASAFGVYAAANCLKKNVVPAFMYSEKSPCKCDDLETVLILNQMNGREYSVVLLKRIK; translated from the coding sequence ATGAAACAGAAGAATATTTACATACAGGCAGCGCAGCAGATTTCAATGCAGCAGCCAATGTCTGAGCAATGGATGGAAGAGCCCATGGCTTATGACGAGGTGTTTGTGAAAGCCGTCAATCCGTCGTTCCGCGACTATATGGCAGCCAATGAGGCCCGACGCATGGGAAACCTCATGAAGCGTGCCCTCGTGACAACGCTGAAGGTCCTCAAGGATACAGGCATAGAGCATCCAGATGCTATTATTACTGGCACAAGCCTCGGCAGTCTTGACTATACGGAGCGCTTCCTCACAGACATGGTGGAGAACGACGAGGAGACTCTCAGTCCTACACATTTCATGCAGTCAACACATAATACTGTTGGTTCGGCACTCGGCATCTACACTAAGTCGCACGGATATAATACAACCTATTCGCATGGAAGCATGAGCTTCGACCTGGCATTGCTTGACGCATGGATGCAGATGCAGCTGGGAAAGATAACCACGTCTCTTGTGGGAGGCCATGAGGAAATGGTCGAATCCTACGTTGAGTTGCTTAAGAAGACTGGCTACGTTTCGGCAGAACGCATGGTGCCTTGTAGTGAGGTGGCTGTGGCGATGATGCTGAACACAGAGAAACATGACGAGAGCCTGTGTGAGTTCGCTGGCGTAAGGGTTTGCAATGTTACGTCAGTAGAGACGCTTAAGACTCAGATAGACCGCCTGCTCGCTGATAATGGTCTTACGATGGATGATGTTAGTGCTGTGATGACGGGTATCAATGGTAATCCGAAGAACGATGATTGTTATGCGGATGTTCTTGAAGATGTGTTTGCGAAGAAGTCACAACTACAGTTCAAGAATGTCTTTGGCGAGAACTTCACAGCATCAGCCTTCGGCGTCTATGCTGCTGCAAACTGCCTGAAGAAGAACGTCGTGCCAGCGTTTATGTATTCAGAGAAGAGTCCGTGTAAGTGTGATGACTTGGAGACGGTTCTCATACTCAACCAGATGAATGGACGTGAGTATTCGGTTGTATTATTGAAGAGAATTAAATAG
- a CDS encoding EamA family transporter, producing the protein MLKLLPISILQCMLLSGGQVLMKYGLMKAGDFSMSWGYFGRLLFNWQFFSCGLCYGAGSVLWMYIVKNFPLSMAYPMISLSYVFGMFAAIIFFHEQIPMTRWIGVFLVMSGCVLIAK; encoded by the coding sequence ATACTGAAACTGTTACCCATATCAATTCTCCAGTGCATGCTCCTCTCTGGCGGACAGGTGTTGATGAAGTATGGACTGATGAAGGCTGGCGATTTCTCCATGTCATGGGGATATTTCGGACGCCTGCTTTTCAACTGGCAGTTCTTCAGTTGCGGACTATGCTACGGAGCCGGATCGGTGCTGTGGATGTATATCGTTAAGAACTTTCCTCTCAGCATGGCTTATCCTATGATTAGCCTGAGTTATGTCTTTGGTATGTTTGCCGCAATCATATTCTTCCACGAGCAGATACCAATGACACGATGGATAGGAGTGTTCCTCGTCATGAGCGGATGTGTGCTGATAGCTAAATAA
- a CDS encoding LolA family protein → MKRMVIASLAFLFSLGIIAQTKLNAEQQKQLIEKMDKSASSVKAMQCEFSQTKSMKMLKREMKSQGVMYFKQPDKLRWQYTAPYDYTFLMNGDKVSMKSTKTTQKIDVQKNKMFRQITSIILNSITGGGLKSAADFTVEVYKDNQTYFARLYPKKKELKQVYEVIEIYFNESLTMVSGVKMKEKTGDVTTVKLNNVKINPAINDSTFSID, encoded by the coding sequence ATGAAAAGAATGGTGATAGCCTCTCTGGCATTTCTCTTCTCTCTGGGCATTATTGCTCAGACGAAGCTGAATGCAGAACAGCAGAAACAGCTCATTGAGAAGATGGACAAGTCTGCTTCAAGCGTCAAGGCAATGCAGTGTGAGTTCTCACAGACAAAGAGCATGAAGATGCTGAAGCGCGAGATGAAGTCGCAGGGCGTTATGTATTTCAAGCAGCCAGACAAGCTGCGCTGGCAATATACTGCTCCTTATGATTACACGTTCCTCATGAATGGTGACAAGGTGAGCATGAAGTCAACAAAGACGACACAGAAGATTGATGTGCAGAAGAACAAGATGTTCCGTCAGATAACGAGCATTATCCTGAATAGCATAACAGGCGGCGGTCTGAAAAGTGCTGCCGACTTTACGGTTGAGGTTTACAAGGACAATCAGACATACTTCGCAAGGCTCTATCCAAAGAAGAAGGAACTGAAACAGGTCTATGAGGTCATAGAAATATATTTCAATGAGTCGCTGACAATGGTTAGCGGTGTGAAGATGAAGGAGAAGACGGGCGATGTTACTACCGTCAAGCTCAATAACGTGAAGATTAATCCTGCAATCAATGACAGCACGTTTAGCATTGATTAG
- a CDS encoding glycosyltransferase, whose translation MSIQKKEIRLCVIIPTYNNAGTIGKVVEDVCSHCQHVIVVNDGCTDNTSAVLEGFKSRIDVVSYGKNKGKGGALVAGFRRAMEKGYTHAVTIDADGQHFADDIPVLIKELENNPEGIIVGARNLNEENMPKGNTFANRFSNFWFRLQTGINLSDTQSGYRLYALNALHGLSLITSRYESELELMVYAAWAGVKITSVPVRVYYPPVEERVSHFRPGYDFARISVLNTVLCILALVYGYPRIIFRWLKRVAYTIFSFCYFLFMALELTIVGFFLITVGGATDEHKRKYHKILQKRARFVINRVPGTTFEYINETGETFEKPAVIVSNHQSHLDLMAIMMLAPNLIILTKNWVWHNPFYGLIIRYADFFPVSEAEEMTENIAGMVKKGYSVMIFPEGTRSADCRILRFHRGAFYLAEQLGLDIIPVFIKGFGDVLPKKGFSLHPGNMSVEVMPRISRDDCGGYREMTKKLHAMYVDKYNEAKSVNVIM comes from the coding sequence ATGAGCATACAAAAGAAAGAAATACGACTCTGTGTTATCATTCCGACATATAACAATGCCGGAACGATAGGTAAAGTCGTGGAAGATGTATGCTCACATTGTCAGCATGTTATTGTGGTCAATGATGGCTGTACTGACAATACCTCAGCAGTTCTTGAGGGCTTTAAGTCAAGGATTGACGTCGTCTCTTACGGTAAGAATAAAGGCAAGGGCGGAGCTCTCGTAGCAGGCTTCAGAAGGGCAATGGAGAAAGGCTATACTCATGCCGTGACCATTGATGCCGACGGACAGCACTTTGCCGATGACATACCTGTGCTAATAAAGGAGCTGGAGAATAATCCTGAAGGGATAATCGTCGGGGCACGCAATCTTAATGAGGAGAATATGCCAAAAGGTAATACCTTTGCAAACCGCTTCTCAAACTTCTGGTTCAGACTGCAGACAGGTATAAACCTTTCTGACACTCAGAGCGGATATAGGCTGTATGCCTTAAACGCGCTGCATGGGTTAAGCCTCATAACATCGCGCTATGAGTCGGAACTTGAGCTGATGGTCTATGCAGCATGGGCTGGAGTAAAGATAACGTCTGTTCCAGTAAGAGTATATTATCCTCCTGTAGAGGAACGTGTGAGCCATTTCCGTCCAGGATACGACTTCGCAAGGATAAGTGTGCTCAATACTGTGCTGTGCATCCTAGCATTGGTTTACGGCTATCCACGCATCATCTTCCGATGGCTGAAGAGAGTGGCTTATACCATTTTCTCTTTCTGCTATTTTCTGTTCATGGCATTAGAGCTGACCATCGTAGGATTCTTCCTTATTACTGTTGGCGGCGCTACTGACGAGCATAAGAGAAAGTATCACAAGATATTGCAGAAAAGAGCTCGGTTCGTTATCAACCGTGTGCCTGGAACAACATTTGAATATATCAACGAAACAGGGGAAACGTTCGAGAAGCCTGCTGTCATAGTGAGCAATCATCAGTCACACCTTGACCTCATGGCAATAATGATGCTTGCGCCAAACCTTATTATTCTTACTAAGAACTGGGTGTGGCACAATCCGTTTTACGGACTTATCATCAGATATGCCGATTTCTTCCCTGTAAGCGAGGCGGAAGAGATGACTGAAAACATTGCCGGAATGGTGAAGAAAGGTTATTCAGTAATGATATTCCCTGAGGGAACACGCTCTGCCGACTGCCGCATATTGCGCTTCCATCGCGGAGCATTCTATCTTGCAGAACAATTGGGCTTGGACATCATACCTGTTTTCATAAAAGGCTTTGGCGACGTGCTCCCAAAGAAAGGCTTCAGCCTGCATCCTGGCAACATGTCTGTGGAAGTGATGCCACGCATAAGCCGTGATGATTGTGGCGGATATCGCGAGATGACGAAGAAGCTGCATGCTATGTATGTCGATAAGTATAATGAAGCCAAGAGCGTCAATGTAATAATGTAA
- a CDS encoding phytoene desaturase family protein, which yields MKKCVIIGSGLGGLSCGAILAKNGFEVTVLEQGSQIGGCLQCFRRGDAVFDTGMHYIGSGDKGQTLHTILHYLDVDKDIKLSRLDPQGYDIISFKGEHYRMANGREEFVKALTEHFPKSADELNRYYDLVKLVSASSPMHSLNKDADLNVYSEYLSKSVNEIIDSIISDPLLREVLVGVSPLYAGEKNCTPFSNHALIVDFYDQSAFRIVGGSSVVADSLADNIRKHGGKVLLRTRVEKIECDATEAKAVITSEGERIPADVVVSAIHPASTLALVDSHLIRPASRHRIESYRNTTSAFTVYLKFRENSVKYMDSNLYYYREGSTWGCQDYDSKSWPKSMLYMHFCHKQNPVFARAGEILTYMNFDDTRQWLGTHVGNRGADYEAFKREKAEQLIDALNEEVPGIKDNIEKYYTSTPLTYLDYTGIPGGAMYGVVKDVNIIGSGNVSCRTRIPNLLLTGQCITLHGMLGVLAGSLLTCSELLTRDEIFRQLDEAKK from the coding sequence ATGAAGAAGTGTGTTATCATAGGTAGCGGATTAGGCGGCTTGTCATGTGGCGCTATACTTGCAAAGAACGGTTTCGAAGTGACTGTTCTTGAGCAGGGCAGCCAGATTGGCGGTTGCCTGCAATGTTTCCGTCGTGGCGATGCTGTGTTTGACACAGGAATGCACTATATCGGAAGCGGCGACAAAGGTCAGACGCTACACACCATTCTGCATTACTTGGACGTTGACAAAGACATAAAGCTCTCGCGTCTGGATCCCCAAGGTTATGACATCATCTCGTTTAAGGGAGAGCACTATCGCATGGCTAACGGACGTGAGGAGTTTGTCAAGGCTCTTACTGAGCACTTCCCAAAGAGTGCCGACGAGCTGAACAGATATTATGACCTTGTGAAACTCGTTTCTGCATCGTCGCCCATGCACTCGTTGAATAAAGACGCAGACCTCAACGTCTATTCGGAGTATCTCTCGAAGAGTGTTAACGAGATTATTGACAGCATTATCAGCGACCCTCTGCTAAGGGAGGTGCTTGTCGGAGTTTCGCCGCTTTATGCTGGCGAGAAGAACTGTACTCCGTTCAGCAATCATGCGCTGATTGTTGACTTCTACGACCAAAGCGCATTCCGTATCGTGGGTGGAAGCAGCGTCGTTGCCGATTCACTTGCAGACAATATACGAAAACATGGAGGCAAGGTGCTCCTTAGAACCCGCGTGGAGAAAATAGAGTGCGATGCTACTGAGGCTAAGGCCGTAATCACCTCTGAGGGCGAACGCATTCCTGCTGATGTTGTTGTCAGCGCTATTCATCCTGCCAGCACGCTGGCACTTGTTGATAGCCATCTCATTCGACCTGCTTCGCGACACAGAATCGAGAGCTATCGTAACACCACGTCGGCATTTACCGTTTATCTGAAATTCCGTGAGAATAGTGTTAAGTATATGGACAGTAACCTGTATTACTATCGTGAAGGTTCTACCTGGGGCTGTCAGGACTATGACAGTAAGTCGTGGCCTAAGAGCATGCTTTACATGCACTTCTGTCATAAGCAGAATCCTGTGTTTGCAAGGGCAGGCGAGATTCTGACATACATGAACTTCGATGACACCCGCCAGTGGCTTGGTACTCATGTAGGCAACAGGGGTGCAGACTATGAAGCGTTCAAGCGTGAGAAGGCCGAGCAGCTCATTGATGCCTTGAACGAAGAGGTGCCTGGAATAAAAGACAATATCGAGAAATATTACACGTCAACACCACTTACATATCTTGACTATACAGGAATACCTGGAGGCGCCATGTATGGAGTAGTGAAAGATGTGAACATCATTGGCTCGGGAAACGTTTCTTGTCGTACACGCATTCCTAATTTGCTGCTTACTGGTCAGTGCATAACTCTTCACGGTATGCTTGGCGTTCTTGCAGGCAGTTTGCTGACATGTTCTGAGCTTCTTACGCGTGATGAAATCTTCAGGCAGTTGGACGAGGCAAAGAAATGA